From the Arvicola amphibius chromosome 2, mArvAmp1.2, whole genome shotgun sequence genome, one window contains:
- the Bid gene encoding BH3-interacting domain death agonist: protein MDSQVSNGSGLEAEHITNLLVFGFLQNSKYNFNQELEALSQELPVQVYPDADLEDELQTDGSRASRFFYHGRIQPDSESQESAIQNVARRLAQLGDEMDHRIQPTLVRQLAAQFMNTGLSEEDRRNCLAKALDEMKTSFPRDMENEKAMLIMTLLLARNVANHAPSLLHDVFRTTVTFINQNLFTYVRNLLRNEMD from the exons GTCAGCAATGGCTCAGGCCTGGAGGCTGAGCACATCACAAACCTGCTGGTGTTTGGCTTTCTCCAAAACTCCAAGTATAATTTCAATCAAGAACTGGAGGCACTAAGTCAGGAGCTGCCCGTGCAAGTTTACCCGGATGCAGACTTGGAGGATGAGCTGCAGACTGACGGCAGCCGAGCCAGCCGCTTCTTCTACCATGGAAGAATACAGCCAG ATTCTGAAAGTCAGGAGTCGGCCATCCAGAACGTTGCCCGACGTCTTGCCCAGCTAGGCGATGAGATGGACCACAGGATCCAGCCCACACTGGTGAGGCAGCTGGCAGCGCAGTTCATGAACACCGGCCTGTCAGAGGAG GACAGACGGAACTGCCTGGCCAAAGCCCTGGATGAGATGAAGACGTCTTTCCCTAGAGACATGGAGAATGAAAAGGCCATGCTGATAATGACCTTGCTATTGGCCAGAAATGTGGCCAATCATGCACCATCCTTACTCCATGATGTCTTCCGCACGACAGTGACCTTTATTAACCAGAATTTATTCACCTATGTGAGGAACTTGCTTAGAAAT